In the Sedimentisphaera cyanobacteriorum genome, GCCTGCTGAAACAATCCTCGGGAACGTCCATTCAGCTTTGTAATAATACCGTATTGCATTGCCCCAAGAGTCTGTAATCCTCGGGAGTATATACTCTTTGCCGGCATAAGCTGCCTTGAGCGTTTGGCCGTCATATTTTGCAGTTATCATATCAGAGGAGATCTCTTCGAGAAACTTCGCTGAATCAGGGCATCTTGAAAGAATAAAATAAAGCGCTTCAGAGCCGGCGAAGCTGTTATGAACAGAGGGTTCAGGAAGAAGCGTAACCGCGCCGCCATCAGCTTCCGGGCTGCCCGAGATTTCGGCCTCAATAATCTCTTTGAGCTCATCAGGCTGAGGCAATCTGATATTCCCTGAATCATCTAGTGTTGTAAAAGGAACGTCGCCTCGGGCATTCTGATATCGCTCCACAGCATCAGCAAGAACCGTTAAAAGTGCTTTAGTGTCTTTAAGCTTGAACTGGTTCTTCACTTTGACAGAAAACGGCACCGCCACGCCTGCTATTATAAGCAGAACAGCTGAAACAATCAGCAGCTCAACAATCGTAAAAGCTTTTAGTTTGCGCGGGCGCATGGCACATTCCTTCCCTGCAGGCCGCCGGCCGCAGAGAGCGGCCGGGCTTATTAAGTCTTAACAGGATTATTCTTTTTCGTTGTCAAAGTTTGTAAGGTCGTCGGCAGTTCCGTAGAGACCGTCTTTGCCGGCAGACCAAAGGATATATGAGTTCGCTCTGTAAGGCCTTTTGATAGAGTCAACTTTCTCGTTGAGGATGAGATCTTCGAGCTTATCTTCACTGTATGTTTCGTCTGCTTCGTAAATAAACGGATGTTCTTCATTCTGCGAACCGGGTACGCCTTCATCTATCAGGGCATAGTTGTCGATAGAGTAGTAGATGTCGTCCTGATACTCATCGAGGTCATCCTGATCGTTCTCGTCGTGCGTATAATCCTGACGGCTGAACTGAGTTCTTGCCTTGAAGTAAAGAATCGGCATACCGGTTTTCAGCCCGCTGGCTCTTCTGGTTTTTGCGAAGATATCGCAGAGAACAAGAGAATCAGCAGCAAAGTTTGCCGTATTTTCGTAAACATCGCTCATCTGGAATGCGTTGGCATTTTCAAGATCGAGATAAGGCCCAGTTCTTGCATCAAGATTTTCTTCAGCTGTCTGCCATTGGGCAGTGTCTGTTTCTGCGTTGTAAACCTCTTCAAGACCTCTTGTACCATCATCATATCTCACGCAGGCCTCTCCATCGCTCCAGAAACCTGAAGAAGGATGGAAGCCGAGCATATCTAAGCCCATCATAGCCTCTGCAAGCTTATTGGCACCAACGTAATGATTTGTGTCTTCCTGAGAGCTTCCGGCACAGGTTCTCTCCGGAGTTAAGTCGTTATTGTCTTCGTTAATGTTGTCGTATGAATCCGGCATCTCGCCAAAGTCCGACTGGAACAGCTCAATGCCCACTTCAATACTGTGGAACTGAGCCTTCTGCTGG is a window encoding:
- a CDS encoding type II secretion system protein: MRPRKLKAFTIVELLIVSAVLLIIAGVAVPFSVKVKNQFKLKDTKALLTVLADAVERYQNARGDVPFTTLDDSGNIRLPQPDELKEIIEAEISGSPEADGGAVTLLPEPSVHNSFAGSEALYFILSRCPDSAKFLEEISSDMITAKYDGQTLKAAYAGKEYILPRITDSWGNAIRYYYKAEWTFPRIVSAGPDCEFDTEDDISNF
- a CDS encoding type II secretion system protein; protein product: MKRSKGFTIVEMLTVMGIIVILISLLLPALQQVRDYSKVIQQKAQFHSIEVGIELFQSDFGEMPDSYDNINEDNNDLTPERTCAGSSQEDTNHYVGANKLAEAMMGLDMLGFHPSSGFWSDGEACVRYDDGTRGLEEVYNAETDTAQWQTAEENLDARTGPYLDLENANAFQMSDVYENTANFAADSLVLCDIFAKTRRASGLKTGMPILYFKARTQFSRQDYTHDENDQDDLDEYQDDIYYSIDNYALIDEGVPGSQNEEHPFIYEADETYSEDKLEDLILNEKVDSIKRPYRANSYILWSAGKDGLYGTADDLTNFDNEKE